One Tamlana carrageenivorans genomic region harbors:
- the ade gene encoding adenine deaminase: MKLQGQIVDIHQKRIFKGEITFESGKIISIEEKGHEVNYYILPGFVDAHIHIESSMLVPSEFAKMAVAHGTVATVSDPHEIANVLGVEGVEFMIENGKKVPLKFNFGAPSCVPATSFESAGAEINAEDIKKLLELDDIKYLAEMMNYPGVIFDDEEVLKKIAWAKHFNKPVDGHAPGLVGDKLTKYINAGISTDHESFTYEEGLEKLRKGMKILIREGSAAKNFDALIDLVPEHFENMMFCSDDKHPDDLMLGHINQLCARAVKKGMDLFKILQMACINPVKHYTLDVGTLKVGDVADCIVVEDLVNFKTLQTYIDGTLVFNDGRSLISPVSFENLNNFNCDLKEVSEFKVMSSAKEIRVIEALEGQLITNEIIESVTIDNGNLVSNTDKDVLKMVVVNRYQNQPPALAFIKNFNLKEGAIAASVGHDSHNIVAVGVSDKAICKAVNLIIEHKGGVCAVSNSDSKILPLPVGGIISDQDGQTVGKAYAELDKMAKQLGSTLNAPYMTLSFMALLVIPSLKLSDKGLFDGTHFKFVDLEVEG, encoded by the coding sequence TTGAAACTACAAGGGCAGATTGTCGACATCCATCAAAAACGAATTTTTAAAGGGGAAATAACCTTCGAATCAGGAAAAATTATTTCTATAGAAGAAAAGGGTCATGAGGTGAATTATTATATACTTCCTGGATTTGTAGATGCTCATATTCATATTGAAAGTTCTATGTTGGTACCTAGCGAATTTGCAAAAATGGCAGTCGCTCATGGTACGGTTGCTACGGTTTCCGATCCGCATGAAATTGCCAATGTTTTAGGTGTTGAAGGCGTGGAATTCATGATTGAGAATGGTAAAAAAGTACCCTTAAAATTTAATTTTGGAGCGCCATCTTGTGTGCCAGCTACCAGTTTTGAATCTGCTGGTGCTGAAATTAATGCCGAAGACATCAAAAAACTTTTAGAGCTAGACGATATAAAATATTTAGCCGAAATGATGAATTACCCAGGGGTGATTTTTGATGATGAAGAAGTGCTAAAAAAAATAGCCTGGGCAAAGCATTTTAACAAACCTGTTGATGGCCATGCGCCAGGACTGGTTGGGGATAAATTAACCAAATACATTAATGCTGGAATTTCAACCGATCATGAAAGTTTTACCTATGAAGAAGGCTTAGAAAAGCTTCGAAAAGGGATGAAAATCTTAATTCGTGAGGGCAGTGCGGCCAAAAACTTCGACGCATTAATCGATTTGGTGCCTGAACATTTTGAAAATATGATGTTTTGTAGCGACGATAAACATCCCGATGATTTGATGCTTGGTCATATCAATCAATTGTGTGCTCGGGCAGTGAAAAAAGGCATGGATCTGTTTAAGATTTTACAAATGGCCTGCATAAATCCGGTTAAACATTATACCCTAGATGTGGGAACCTTGAAAGTTGGAGATGTAGCCGATTGTATCGTTGTTGAAGATTTGGTGAATTTTAAAACCCTCCAAACTTATATCGATGGGACTTTGGTGTTTAATGATGGCAGATCATTAATTTCGCCAGTTTCATTTGAAAATTTGAATAACTTCAACTGCGATTTAAAAGAAGTATCCGAGTTTAAAGTGATGTCTTCCGCAAAAGAAATACGTGTTATTGAAGCTTTAGAAGGGCAGTTAATCACGAATGAAATTATTGAATCTGTAACTATTGACAACGGAAATTTAGTTTCAAATACAGATAAAGATGTTCTAAAAATGGTGGTTGTTAATCGTTACCAAAATCAGCCTCCAGCTTTGGCTTTTATTAAAAATTTTAATTTAAAGGAAGGCGCTATTGCAGCTTCAGTTGGGCATGATTCCCATAATATTGTTGCAGTTGGTGTTAGTGATAAGGCCATTTGCAAAGCCGTTAATTTAATTATTGAACATAAAGGTGGTGTTTGTGCTGTTTCTAATTCAGATTCAAAAATTTTACCACTCCCAGTGGGAGGTATCATAAGCGATCAAGACGGCCAAACGGTAGGTAAAGCTTATGCCGAACTCGATAAAATGGCCAAACAATTAGGCAGTACCTTAAATGCACCGTATATGACGCTTTCTTTTATGGCTTTATTGGTTATTCCGTCGTTAAAATTAAGTGATAAAGGTCTTTTTGATGGAACGCATTTTAAGTTCGTTGATTTGGAAGTGGAAGGTTAA
- the tilS gene encoding tRNA lysidine(34) synthetase TilS, which yields MLEGFKKHIENHFHFLKEKKLLIAISGGIDSVVLTHLCDKAGLNITLAHCNFNLRGKESDADESFVKQLADKLNLEVFIQHFDTEKYAKDEKRSIQMAARELRYNWFNELSEQLGFDYILTAHHADDNLETFLINFTRGTGIEGLTGIPEVNQKFVRPLLKFSSAQIHVFAEENQIAWRDDSSNASVKYLRNKLRHEVIPILKEINPSLLNSFENTLHNLQGASDIIDESINDFLSKTIENIDDTTVKFKISEFKKKAQPKAFLYETFKDFGFTAWDDILNLLDAETGKQVLSNTYRLIKNRDHLLLSDIAQDATGNISISEEEQSKKTPFGTLVFSQVDAVLETSLEVIYVDQNLLNYPLTLRKKQEGDVFYPLGMTGKKKLSKYFKDEKMSLLDKENVWLLCSGDAIVWVVNKRADNRFKVTSKTTSILKIEIKN from the coding sequence ATGTTAGAAGGATTCAAAAAACACATTGAAAATCATTTTCATTTTTTAAAAGAGAAGAAGCTGCTTATCGCCATTTCAGGAGGTATAGATAGTGTGGTTTTAACGCATTTATGTGATAAAGCAGGGCTCAATATTACTTTGGCGCATTGTAATTTTAACTTGCGCGGAAAAGAAAGCGATGCCGATGAATCTTTTGTGAAACAATTGGCAGATAAGCTGAATTTAGAGGTTTTTATACAGCATTTTGATACTGAAAAATACGCCAAAGATGAAAAGCGTTCCATACAAATGGCAGCTCGTGAATTGCGTTATAATTGGTTTAATGAATTATCGGAACAATTGGGTTTCGACTATATTTTAACAGCCCATCATGCCGATGATAATTTGGAAACTTTTTTAATTAATTTCACCAGAGGAACTGGTATTGAAGGCTTAACAGGTATTCCCGAAGTCAACCAAAAGTTTGTAAGACCTTTATTGAAGTTTTCGAGTGCTCAGATCCACGTTTTTGCTGAGGAAAACCAGATCGCTTGGCGCGACGACAGTAGCAATGCATCGGTAAAATACCTCAGAAATAAACTACGTCATGAGGTGATTCCTATTTTAAAAGAAATCAATCCGAGTTTGTTAAATAGTTTTGAGAACACCCTTCATAATTTACAAGGCGCTTCCGATATTATTGATGAGTCTATTAATGATTTTCTGAGTAAAACGATTGAGAATATAGACGATACCACCGTAAAATTTAAAATTTCAGAATTCAAAAAAAAGGCACAACCTAAAGCCTTTTTATATGAAACCTTTAAAGATTTTGGTTTTACAGCCTGGGACGATATTTTAAATCTGCTGGATGCCGAAACCGGAAAACAAGTGCTATCAAATACATACCGCTTAATTAAGAATAGGGATCATTTATTGCTGAGCGATATAGCTCAAGATGCAACCGGAAATATTTCAATTTCAGAAGAAGAACAGTCTAAGAAAACGCCTTTTGGAACTTTAGTTTTCAGTCAGGTTGATGCCGTTTTGGAAACTTCACTAGAGGTGATTTATGTTGATCAAAACTTATTAAATTATCCTTTAACCTTAAGAAAAAAACAGGAAGGCGATGTGTTTTATCCTTTGGGAATGACGGGTAAAAAGAAATTGAGTAAGTATTTTAAAGACGAAAAAATGTCTTTGCTAGATAAAGAAAATGTCTGGTTGTTGTGCAGTGGAGACGCTATTGTTTGGGTGGTCAATAAACGCGCTGATAACCGCTTTAAAGTGACTTCAAAAACCACATCCATTTTAAAAATAGAAATTAAAAACTAA
- the pabB gene encoding aminodeoxychorismate synthase component I produces MRTKQIYHLDDVALFKEKALQWSLQYDDLVWLDSNQYDEKYSKYDAVLAVDAFTCIQTDYFQAFEKLKEYQSLTKDWIFGYLTYDLKNDVEVLQSENYDGLGFPDLYFFQPKKLFLFKGESVEIQYLKAVDDELETDIKAIHKFEDKSQDKASEALKIKLRIHKDAYCEKVNAMLKHIKHGAIYEANFCQEFYAENTQINPLETYNKLNSISKPPFASFIKMNDKFVLSASPERYLKKDGVHVISQPIKGTAKRSKDQEKDEQLKSDLSKDEKERSENIMIVDLVRNDLSKTAIKGSVKVEELCEIYTFEQVHQMISTVTSTVEATTHPVDIIKSSFPMGSMTGAPKISAMKIIENLEETKRGVYSGAIGYFTPQNDFDFNVVIRSILYNQSNGYVSYSVGSAITAKSDALREYEECLIKAKAMRTVLEKP; encoded by the coding sequence TATGATGAAAAATATTCAAAATACGATGCGGTTTTAGCGGTTGATGCTTTTACCTGTATTCAAACCGATTATTTTCAGGCTTTTGAAAAACTGAAGGAATATCAGAGTTTAACTAAAGACTGGATTTTCGGGTATTTAACTTACGATCTAAAAAATGATGTTGAAGTACTCCAGTCTGAAAACTACGACGGCTTAGGGTTTCCCGATTTATACTTTTTTCAACCTAAAAAACTGTTTCTCTTTAAAGGTGAATCAGTTGAAATTCAATATTTAAAAGCAGTTGATGATGAGCTTGAAACCGATATAAAAGCGATTCATAAATTTGAAGACAAAAGTCAGGACAAGGCATCTGAAGCCCTAAAAATAAAATTACGCATTCATAAAGATGCTTACTGCGAGAAAGTGAATGCCATGCTAAAACATATTAAGCACGGTGCTATTTATGAAGCTAATTTTTGTCAGGAGTTTTACGCCGAAAACACGCAAATCAATCCATTAGAAACTTATAATAAATTAAATAGCATCTCCAAACCACCTTTTGCGTCTTTCATTAAAATGAACGATAAGTTTGTGCTAAGTGCCTCGCCAGAGCGTTACTTAAAAAAGGATGGTGTGCATGTCATTTCACAACCTATAAAAGGCACGGCTAAACGATCTAAGGATCAGGAAAAAGACGAACAGCTAAAAAGCGATTTGTCTAAAGACGAAAAGGAACGCAGCGAGAATATCATGATTGTCGATTTGGTGCGCAACGATTTATCTAAAACCGCCATAAAAGGCAGTGTAAAGGTTGAAGAACTGTGTGAGATTTATACTTTCGAGCAAGTGCATCAAATGATTTCCACGGTAACTTCAACGGTTGAAGCCACCACGCACCCAGTCGATATTATTAAGAGTAGCTTTCCAATGGGAAGTATGACGGGGGCTCCAAAAATTTCAGCCATGAAAATCATTGAAAATCTCGAAGAAACCAAACGCGGCGTCTATTCTGGAGCTATTGGTTATTTTACCCCGCAAAACGATTTCGACTTTAATGTGGTTATTCGAAGTATTCTTTATAACCAAAGTAATGGTTATGTGTCTTATTCGGTGGGAAGTGCGATTACAGCGAAAAGTGATGCCCTTCGTGAATATGAAGAGTGCTTGATAAAGGCTAAGGCGATGCGTACGGTTTTAGAAAAGCCATAA